One Methylosinus sp. LW4 genomic region harbors:
- the nusB gene encoding transcription antitermination factor NusB → MSVEERSAARLAIVQALYQMEVAGKGLNEIYAEFESHWIGREIEGDQYKPAELQFFRDIVKGVLDNQATIDRALDQALQGGWPLQRIEAVMRAILRAGGFELGFRRDIPVKVVIKEYVDVAGAFFGATESGMINAVLDRLARQARPEHFSEK, encoded by the coding sequence GTGAGCGTCGAGGAGAGATCGGCGGCGCGGCTCGCCATTGTGCAGGCGCTCTATCAGATGGAGGTCGCCGGCAAGGGCCTCAACGAGATCTACGCCGAATTCGAGTCGCATTGGATCGGCCGCGAGATCGAGGGCGACCAATATAAGCCGGCCGAGCTGCAGTTTTTTCGCGATATCGTGAAGGGCGTGCTCGACAATCAGGCGACGATCGACCGCGCGCTCGACCAGGCTTTGCAGGGCGGCTGGCCGCTGCAGCGCATAGAGGCGGTGATGCGCGCCATATTGCGCGCGGGCGGCTTCGAGCTGGGGTTTCGGCGCGACATACCTGTCAAAGTGGTCATCAAGGAATATGTGGACGTCGCCGGCGCATTTTTCGGCGCGACCGAATCCGGCATGATCAACGCCGTGCTGGATCGTCTGGCGCGACAGGCGCGGCCGGAGCATTTTTCCGAGAAGTGA
- the thiL gene encoding thiamine-phosphate kinase gives MAERRFSEDELIAEIFAPLAAESAFGLRDDAALLPLGGAREVVVTTDALVSGVHFFPDDPPGLVAKKALRVNLSDLAAKAAEPLGFLLTLALPPDWTNDWARSFAAGLAEDAREFACPLLGGDTTATPGPLTISIAAFGRATRFVSRSGARPGDRIFVSGTIGDAALGLGVARGEAFAERLGEGARTHLLERYRLPQPRLPLIAALRAHASAAMDVSDGLAGDLAKLLRASGTSARVELEKVPLSAAAQEAIAREPELLSRAVTGGDDYEILCCASAEAAPALAAGKAGIALAEIGVVTAGAEPPQFLNSSGTIIKFNRLSFSHF, from the coding sequence ATGGCGGAGCGCCGCTTCAGCGAGGACGAGCTGATCGCCGAAATCTTCGCGCCGCTCGCCGCGGAGAGCGCCTTCGGCCTGCGCGACGATGCGGCTCTGCTGCCGTTGGGCGGAGCGCGGGAGGTCGTCGTCACCACCGATGCGCTGGTTTCCGGCGTGCATTTCTTCCCCGACGATCCGCCTGGCCTCGTCGCCAAGAAGGCGCTGCGCGTCAATCTCTCCGATCTCGCGGCCAAGGCGGCGGAGCCTCTGGGTTTTCTGCTTACTCTGGCGCTGCCGCCCGATTGGACGAATGACTGGGCGCGCAGCTTCGCCGCCGGCCTCGCCGAGGATGCGCGCGAATTCGCCTGTCCGCTGCTCGGCGGCGACACGACGGCGACGCCCGGTCCTCTGACCATCTCCATCGCCGCCTTCGGCCGCGCGACGCGCTTCGTCTCGCGATCGGGCGCGCGGCCGGGGGATCGCATTTTCGTCTCCGGGACGATCGGCGACGCCGCGCTCGGCCTCGGCGTCGCGCGCGGCGAGGCTTTCGCGGAAAGGCTCGGCGAGGGCGCGCGGACGCATCTGCTCGAGCGCTACCGGCTTCCGCAGCCGCGGCTGCCCTTGATCGCAGCCTTGCGCGCGCACGCCAGCGCCGCCATGGACGTCTCCGATGGGCTCGCGGGCGATCTCGCCAAGCTGCTGCGCGCGAGCGGCACGAGCGCGCGGGTGGAGCTCGAGAAGGTTCCGCTCTCGGCGGCGGCGCAGGAGGCGATCGCGCGCGAGCCGGAGCTGCTCTCCCGCGCGGTCACGGGCGGGGACGATTACGAGATCCTCTGCTGCGCCTCCGCCGAGGCCGCCCCCGCGCTGGCGGCAGGGAAGGCGGGGATCGCCCTCGCTGAGATCGGCGTCGTCACAGCCGGCGCCGAGCCGCCACAATTCTTAAATTCTTCTGGAACGATTATAAAATTCAACCGTCTATCCTTCAGTCACTTCTAA
- a CDS encoding sodium-translocating pyrophosphatase, producing the protein MVLFLSIVFGLLSVAYGVKTWQELEKADAGSARMQEISGAVAEGAQAYLKRQYTTIAYVGGVIFVLLVILLGWAVAFGFLIGAVLSGAAGFIGMNVSVRANVRTAQAATKSLAGGLDIAFKAGAITGLLVAGLALLGVAIYYFILTVFAGYAPSDRVVVDALVALGFGGSLISIFARLGGGIFTKGADVGADLVGKVEVGIPEDDPRNPATIADNVGDNVGDCAGMAADLFETYVVTIVATMVLASIFFAGQAGLASAIVYPLAIGGLSIVTSIAGTYFVKLGADDSEIGKIAGPLFDKIGVPDTIMGALYKGLIAAGVLSIGGLFLATTFTVGWGEIGKANGEAIHGYGLFFAGLIGLVVTGLIVYITEYYTGTGKRPVASIAQASVTGHGTNVIQGLAVSLEATAAPAIVIALGIIFAYQAGGLYGVAIAVTTMLGLAGIIVALDAFGPVTDNAGGIAEMAGLPKEVRHNTDALDAVGNTTKAVTKGYAIGSAGLGALVLFAAYSNDLRHFTESGVPYFKDIGKVDFDLANPYVVAGLILGGLIPYLFGGVAMTAVGRAAGSVVEEVRRQFKEKPGIMDGTERPDYGRAVDMLTQAAIKEMIVPSLLPVLAPIVVYFGVTLISGSKANGFAALGAALLGVIVNGLFVAVSMTSGGGAWDNAKKSFEDGFTDKDGVTHYKGGDAHKASVTGDTVGDPYKDTAGPAVNPAIKITNIVALLLLAILAR; encoded by the coding sequence ATGGTATTGTTTCTCAGCATCGTCTTCGGACTATTGTCTGTCGCCTATGGCGTCAAGACTTGGCAAGAACTCGAGAAGGCGGACGCCGGCTCTGCGCGCATGCAGGAAATATCCGGCGCCGTCGCGGAAGGCGCGCAGGCCTATCTGAAACGCCAATATACGACGATCGCCTATGTCGGCGGCGTCATCTTCGTGCTGCTCGTCATTCTGCTCGGCTGGGCGGTGGCCTTCGGCTTTCTCATCGGCGCGGTGCTCTCCGGCGCGGCCGGCTTCATCGGCATGAATGTCTCCGTGCGCGCCAATGTCCGCACCGCGCAGGCGGCGACGAAATCGCTCGCCGGCGGGCTCGACATCGCCTTCAAGGCGGGCGCGATCACCGGCCTGCTGGTCGCCGGCCTCGCTTTGCTCGGCGTCGCGATCTATTACTTCATCCTCACCGTCTTCGCGGGCTATGCGCCTTCCGATCGCGTCGTGGTCGACGCGCTGGTGGCGCTCGGCTTCGGCGGCTCGCTGATCTCCATCTTCGCGCGCCTCGGCGGCGGCATCTTCACCAAGGGCGCGGATGTCGGCGCCGATCTCGTCGGCAAGGTCGAGGTCGGCATTCCCGAGGACGATCCGCGCAACCCCGCCACCATCGCCGACAATGTCGGCGACAATGTCGGCGATTGCGCCGGCATGGCGGCCGATCTCTTCGAGACCTATGTCGTCACCATTGTCGCGACCATGGTTCTGGCGTCGATCTTCTTCGCCGGGCAGGCGGGCCTCGCCTCTGCGATCGTCTATCCGCTGGCGATCGGCGGCCTTTCCATCGTCACCTCCATCGCCGGCACCTATTTCGTGAAGCTCGGCGCCGATGATTCCGAGATCGGCAAGATCGCCGGCCCGTTGTTCGACAAGATCGGCGTGCCGGACACGATCATGGGCGCGCTCTACAAGGGCCTCATCGCCGCCGGCGTGCTGTCGATCGGCGGCCTCTTCCTCGCCACCACCTTCACGGTCGGCTGGGGTGAGATCGGCAAGGCCAATGGCGAGGCGATCCACGGCTATGGCCTGTTCTTCGCCGGCCTCATCGGCCTCGTCGTGACAGGCCTCATCGTCTACATCACCGAATATTACACCGGCACGGGCAAGCGCCCGGTGGCGTCGATCGCCCAGGCCTCGGTGACGGGCCATGGCACCAATGTCATCCAGGGCCTCGCCGTCTCGCTCGAGGCCACGGCGGCGCCGGCGATCGTCATCGCGCTCGGCATCATCTTCGCTTATCAGGCGGGCGGGCTCTATGGCGTCGCCATCGCCGTGACGACCATGCTCGGCCTCGCCGGCATCATCGTCGCGCTCGACGCCTTCGGCCCGGTGACCGACAATGCCGGCGGCATCGCCGAAATGGCGGGCCTGCCCAAGGAAGTGCGCCACAATACCGACGCGCTGGACGCCGTCGGCAACACCACCAAGGCCGTCACCAAGGGCTACGCCATCGGCTCCGCCGGTCTCGGCGCGCTGGTGCTGTTCGCCGCCTATTCCAATGATCTGCGGCATTTCACCGAGAGCGGCGTTCCCTACTTCAAGGATATCGGCAAGGTCGATTTCGATCTCGCCAATCCTTATGTCGTCGCCGGCCTCATCCTCGGCGGCCTCATCCCCTATCTCTTCGGCGGCGTCGCCATGACGGCGGTCGGCCGCGCGGCCGGCTCCGTGGTGGAGGAGGTGCGCCGCCAGTTCAAGGAGAAGCCCGGCATAATGGATGGCACGGAGCGCCCGGATTACGGCCGCGCCGTCGACATGCTGACGCAGGCGGCGATCAAGGAGATGATCGTTCCGTCGCTGTTGCCGGTGCTGGCGCCGATCGTGGTCTATTTCGGCGTGACGCTGATTTCCGGCTCCAAGGCCAATGGCTTTGCGGCGCTGGGCGCGGCGCTTCTCGGCGTCATCGTCAACGGCCTCTTCGTCGCGGTCTCGATGACCTCCGGCGGCGGCGCCTGGGACAACGCCAAGAAGAGCTTCGAAGACGGCTTCACCGACAAGGACGGCGTCACCCATTACAAGGGCGGCGACGCGCACAAAGCCTCGGTGACGGGCGACACGGTCGGCGACCCCTATAAGGACACCGCCGGCCCGGCCGTGAATCCGGCGATCAAGATCACCAACATTGTGGCGTTGCTGCTGCTGGCGATTTTGGCGCGGTGA
- a CDS encoding HAD family hydrolase, whose translation MAAVFETKRKTLVVFDVDGTLIQSMAVDGECYGAALFEHFDTTDISLDWTTYEHVTDPGVVTELYAHRFGRAPTAQELRDFRQRFMSRLEAAVSGREVLQETLGASRLLSALAADARFEVAIATGAWRAPISMKLAVAGVDIGGFPFACGDDAIERARIFSLAVERTVGSFERIVLVGDGVWDVVTARALGFSFLGVGSGAEAERLREEGAEHVVEDFSRLEAVIELLSRA comes from the coding sequence ATGGCCGCGGTTTTTGAAACAAAACGCAAGACTTTGGTCGTTTTTGACGTCGATGGCACTCTCATCCAGTCGATGGCCGTGGACGGCGAGTGCTATGGCGCGGCATTGTTCGAGCATTTCGATACGACCGACATAAGTCTGGACTGGACGACCTATGAGCATGTGACCGACCCCGGCGTCGTCACGGAGCTCTATGCGCACAGGTTCGGTCGCGCGCCGACGGCGCAGGAGCTGCGCGATTTTCGGCAACGTTTCATGTCGCGTCTCGAGGCGGCGGTGTCCGGTCGCGAGGTTCTTCAGGAGACGCTCGGCGCTTCGCGTCTTTTGAGCGCTCTCGCGGCCGACGCTCGCTTCGAGGTGGCGATCGCGACAGGCGCGTGGCGAGCGCCGATTTCGATGAAGCTTGCAGTCGCCGGCGTCGACATTGGGGGCTTTCCCTTCGCCTGCGGCGATGACGCCATCGAACGCGCGCGCATTTTCTCTCTTGCGGTCGAGCGCACAGTTGGTTCGTTCGAGAGGATCGTGCTGGTTGGCGATGGAGTCTGGGACGTCGTCACGGCGCGAGCGCTCGGCTTCTCTTTTCTCGGCGTGGGAAGCGGCGCTGAGGCCGAGCGACTGCGCGAGGAGGGTGCGGAGCATGTGGTCGAGGATTTCTCGCGTCTCGAGGCGGTGATCGAACTATTGTCGAGAGCTTAA
- a CDS encoding YcjX family protein, which yields MSQISDLLFDTTVAAASLKDFLAGGRLRLGVTGLSRSGKTVFITSLVHHLTRAVAARDATHGRKNQLPVFRVAAENRLRSAHLDPQPDDAVPRFSYEEHLSALTGADRHWPQSTRRISELRVTLEYDRKSAGLLSSFRPGPARLDIDIVDYPGEWLLDLPLLEKSYAQWSRETLEAASAAARATIAADWRGATAGVDPKEPASEDVARKLAALFTNYLRAAKTERFALSTLPPGRFLMPGELEGSPALTFAPLPVEEGSAPPSGSLAAMMERRYEAYKTHVVRPFFRDHFARLDRQIVLVDALAALNSGPAAVRDLETALADVLTAFRTGRSSLLSTIFRPKIDRILFAATKADHLHHTSHDRLEAVLRHLTSRAIERAEGVGATIDVIALAAVRATREAIVKHDGESLAAIVGTPIEGERIGDDVFDGVAEGAIFPGELPADPRHVFRGDALALAEEDADFRFLKFRPPIASLGRDKEPLPLPHIRLDRAMEFLFGDRLG from the coding sequence TTGTCGCAGATTTCCGATCTTCTCTTCGACACCACCGTCGCCGCCGCCAGCCTCAAGGATTTTCTGGCGGGCGGGCGCTTGCGGCTCGGCGTCACCGGCCTGTCGCGCTCCGGCAAGACGGTGTTCATCACCTCGCTGGTGCATCATCTGACCCGCGCCGTCGCCGCGCGCGACGCCACGCATGGCCGCAAGAATCAGCTGCCCGTCTTCCGCGTCGCCGCCGAGAATCGCCTGCGTAGCGCCCATCTCGATCCGCAGCCGGACGACGCCGTGCCGCGCTTCTCCTATGAGGAGCATCTTTCCGCGCTGACCGGCGCCGATCGCCATTGGCCGCAATCGACGCGCCGCATCTCCGAGCTGCGCGTGACGCTGGAATATGACCGCAAATCCGCCGGTCTACTGTCGAGCTTCCGGCCCGGTCCTGCGCGGCTGGACATAGACATCGTCGATTATCCCGGCGAATGGCTGCTCGACCTGCCGCTCTTGGAAAAATCCTATGCGCAATGGTCGCGCGAGACGCTGGAGGCCGCCTCGGCCGCGGCGCGCGCGACCATCGCCGCCGATTGGCGCGGCGCGACGGCGGGCGTCGATCCGAAGGAGCCTGCCTCCGAGGATGTGGCGCGCAAGCTCGCGGCGCTGTTCACCAATTATCTGCGCGCCGCCAAGACGGAGCGCTTCGCCCTCTCCACCTTGCCGCCGGGGCGCTTTCTGATGCCAGGCGAGCTCGAGGGCTCGCCGGCGCTGACCTTCGCGCCGCTGCCCGTGGAGGAAGGCTCCGCACCCCCCTCCGGCAGCCTCGCGGCGATGATGGAGCGCCGCTACGAGGCCTATAAGACCCATGTGGTGCGGCCCTTCTTCCGCGATCATTTCGCGCGGCTCGATCGCCAGATCGTGCTGGTCGACGCGCTCGCCGCGCTGAACTCCGGCCCCGCCGCCGTGCGCGATCTCGAGACCGCGCTCGCCGATGTGCTGACCGCCTTCCGCACCGGCCGCTCCAGTCTGCTCTCGACCATCTTCCGTCCGAAGATCGACCGCATCCTCTTCGCGGCCACCAAGGCCGACCATCTCCACCATACGAGCCATGATCGGCTCGAGGCCGTGCTGCGCCACCTCACCTCGCGCGCGATCGAGCGCGCCGAGGGCGTCGGCGCGACCATAGACGTGATCGCGCTCGCCGCCGTGCGCGCGACGCGCGAGGCCATCGTCAAGCATGACGGCGAATCGCTCGCCGCCATCGTCGGCACGCCGATCGAGGGCGAGCGCATCGGCGACGACGTATTCGACGGCGTGGCGGAGGGCGCGATCTTCCCCGGCGAATTGCCGGCCGATCCGCGCCATGTCTTCCGCGGCGACGCGCTGGCGCTGGCCGAGGAGGATGCCGATTTCCGCTTCCTGAAATTCCGCCCGCCGATCGCCTCCCTCGGCCGCGACAAGGAGCCCTTGCCCTTGCCGCATATCCGGCTGGATCGGGCGATGGAGTTTTTGTTCGGGGATCGGTTGGGGTGA
- a CDS encoding SixA phosphatase family protein codes for MMRRLILLRHAKADAHSAGGDRQRPLTKRGEEDARSVGRYLAEAGLAPDLAVASDARRAKRTLDLALEAFPREVEHRLDDEFYLATPDRLLDAVRQTPAEISTLLAIGHNPGFAELASALASDGEPEALTRMRSKYPTAALAVLDFDAEDWAMVGEGAGHLERFVTPGDLRGGVADEPD; via the coding sequence ATGATGCGACGTCTCATCCTGCTGCGCCACGCCAAAGCCGACGCCCACTCCGCGGGGGGCGATCGCCAGCGCCCGCTGACCAAGCGCGGCGAGGAGGACGCCCGCTCCGTCGGCCGCTATCTGGCCGAGGCCGGGCTGGCGCCGGATCTCGCCGTCGCCTCCGACGCGCGCCGCGCCAAGCGCACGCTGGACCTCGCTCTGGAGGCGTTTCCGCGCGAGGTCGAGCACAGGCTGGACGACGAATTCTATCTGGCGACGCCGGATCGCCTGCTGGACGCCGTGCGCCAGACGCCGGCCGAAATCTCCACCCTGCTCGCCATCGGGCATAATCCCGGCTTCGCCGAGCTGGCCTCCGCCCTCGCCTCCGACGGCGAGCCCGAGGCGCTCACCCGCATGCGCTCCAAATATCCGACCGCGGCGCTGGCGGTGCTGGATTTCGACGCCGAGGATTGGGCGATGGTCGGCGAAGGCGCCGGCCATCTCGAGCGTTTCGTGACGCCTGGCGATCTGCGCGGCGGCGTCGCCGACGAGCCGGACTGA
- a CDS encoding tRNA-binding protein, which yields MSPDPAAPAAERLDFTHFSAVDIRIGTIVAAHAFPEARKPAYKLEIDFGPGLGVKRSSAQITAHYDVSTLVGRQVAAVVNFPPRQIGKFMSEVLTLGFPDENGDVVLVAPERAVPNGARLY from the coding sequence ATGAGCCCCGACCCCGCCGCGCCTGCGGCCGAACGGCTCGATTTTACGCATTTTTCGGCCGTCGACATTCGCATCGGCACGATCGTCGCCGCCCATGCTTTTCCCGAGGCGCGCAAGCCCGCCTATAAGCTCGAGATCGACTTCGGCCCTGGCCTCGGCGTGAAGCGCTCCAGCGCGCAGATCACGGCTCATTACGATGTTTCGACGCTGGTCGGGCGCCAGGTGGCGGCGGTGGTGAATTTCCCGCCGCGGCAGATCGGCAAATTCATGTCCGAGGTGCTGACGCTCGGCTTTCCTGATGAAAATGGCGATGTCGTTCTGGTCGCGCCGGAGCGGGCCGTGCCGAATGGGGCGAGGTTGTATTGA
- a CDS encoding type II toxin-antitoxin system TacA family antitoxin has protein sequence MRGGGTPLYLKTLSQPNRSTRNSSVASQSSQANIRSRIVRGFSSDIAVAKPPARIEISSLYAIVIRMKEQSTATSVLSVRVSPDERALLEEAAAQSRMTLSEFMRRKAVEAAEAEVIERSVVTILAKDWEAFEAWLDRPAEPIAALSALAQRTPSWKK, from the coding sequence TTGAGGGGCGGCGGCACGCCGCTTTATTTGAAGACGTTGAGCCAGCCGAACAGATCGACGAGAAACTCGAGCGTCGCCAGCCAATCGTCCCAGGCGAATATCCGCTCTCGAATCGTTCGTGGCTTTTCTTCCGACATCGCCGTCGCGAAACCGCCCGCTCGAATTGAAATTTCGAGTCTGTATGCTATTGTCATACGCATGAAAGAGCAATCCACCGCAACCTCCGTCCTGAGCGTGCGGGTTTCGCCCGACGAGCGCGCGCTGCTGGAAGAAGCGGCGGCGCAGTCGCGCATGACGTTGAGCGAATTCATGCGTCGCAAGGCGGTGGAGGCGGCGGAGGCCGAGGTGATCGAGCGCAGCGTCGTCACTATACTGGCGAAAGATTGGGAAGCGTTCGAGGCGTGGCTCGACCGTCCCGCGGAGCCGATAGCCGCGCTTTCGGCGTTGGCGCAGCGAACGCCCTCTTGGAAAAAATGA
- a CDS encoding GNAT family N-acetyltransferase yields the protein MKIAAPSPPRPLRESDDRSQFDCGRASLNDWFRRRAWINQLNDVSRVNVMTAGDTGLIVAYVAMSAAQIERAYLPKPQQRNRPDPVPVLLLGQLAVDKACQGRGYAADLLFFAFETALRVSEIIGGAGLLTHPLDDDARRFYARWGFGELPYDPRRAMIIRMADLRVSFAERR from the coding sequence ATGAAGATCGCGGCGCCGTCGCCGCCGCGGCCGCTCCGGGAAAGCGACGACCGCAGCCAGTTCGATTGCGGGCGAGCGTCCCTCAACGACTGGTTTCGCCGCCGCGCCTGGATCAACCAGCTCAATGACGTGTCGCGCGTCAATGTGATGACGGCGGGCGACACGGGCCTCATTGTCGCCTATGTGGCGATGAGCGCGGCGCAGATCGAGCGCGCCTATTTGCCGAAGCCGCAACAACGCAATCGCCCCGACCCCGTGCCCGTCCTATTGCTCGGACAGCTCGCGGTGGACAAAGCCTGTCAGGGAAGGGGATACGCCGCAGATCTTCTTTTCTTTGCTTTCGAGACGGCGTTGCGCGTTTCTGAGATCATCGGCGGCGCCGGACTCCTCACCCATCCGCTCGACGATGATGCGCGTCGCTTTTACGCTCGATGGGGGTTTGGCGAGCTGCCCTATGATCCGCGCCGCGCGATGATCATTCGCATGGCCGATTTGCGTGTGAGCTTCGCGGAGCGTCGCTGA
- a CDS encoding cell wall hydrolase, translating into MSRRSGVSWAIGVIAPWWLGAGLLVSFTAAAGQDPSQGWNTAPHLARLQTARLSVGAPEDIHAQPDEREPHAALKPHAEAFPEVDRTKKGDPVIAMRPSFDTRRNDSETVEISLGADSETTTISLAEPEAADLPADSSGAPTTQRGNGQASPSQRGSATTQRISEAMRERAAHGATPQVARAAALASSTPAQPDAVPIAVASFAPSRALQDARMPPDYASLIDPDKLAREKRCLAEAVYFESRSEPEAGQAAVAQVVLNRVSSGLYPTSVCGVVYQNRSHYKACQFSFACEGRKLRVTEPDSWATAQRIADEVMNGHTYISDVGRSTHYHANYVKPRWAKQLKKMDKIGNHIFYRLRPGQT; encoded by the coding sequence ATGAGTCGTCGGTCGGGAGTGAGCTGGGCCATAGGCGTCATCGCGCCCTGGTGGCTGGGCGCTGGCCTGTTGGTGTCCTTCACCGCGGCCGCCGGCCAGGACCCTTCGCAAGGCTGGAACACAGCGCCGCATCTCGCGCGCCTGCAGACGGCGCGGCTCTCCGTCGGCGCGCCGGAAGACATTCACGCGCAGCCGGACGAGCGCGAGCCGCATGCCGCGCTGAAACCCCACGCCGAGGCTTTCCCCGAGGTGGACCGCACCAAAAAGGGCGATCCCGTCATCGCCATGCGACCCTCCTTCGACACGCGGCGCAATGACAGCGAGACGGTGGAGATTTCGCTCGGCGCGGACAGCGAGACGACGACCATCTCCCTCGCCGAGCCGGAAGCCGCCGACCTCCCCGCCGATTCCAGCGGCGCGCCGACGACGCAGCGCGGCAATGGCCAGGCCTCTCCCTCGCAGCGCGGCTCGGCGACGACGCAACGCATCTCCGAGGCGATGCGCGAGCGCGCCGCCCATGGCGCGACGCCGCAGGTCGCGCGCGCTGCGGCGCTCGCCTCCTCGACGCCGGCGCAGCCCGACGCTGTGCCGATCGCCGTCGCCTCTTTCGCGCCCTCGCGCGCTCTGCAAGACGCGAGGATGCCGCCCGATTACGCCTCGCTGATCGACCCCGACAAGCTGGCGCGCGAGAAGCGCTGCCTCGCCGAGGCGGTCTATTTCGAATCGCGCAGCGAGCCGGAGGCGGGCCAGGCTGCGGTGGCGCAAGTGGTGCTGAACCGCGTGTCCTCCGGCCTCTATCCGACCAGCGTCTGTGGCGTCGTCTATCAGAACCGCAGCCATTACAAGGCCTGCCAATTCTCCTTCGCCTGCGAAGGCCGCAAGCTGCGCGTCACCGAGCCCGATTCCTGGGCGACCGCCCAACGCATCGCCGACGAGGTGATGAACGGCCACACCTATATTTCGGACGTGGGCCGCTCGACGCATTACCACGCCAATTACGTGAAACCGCGTTGGGCCAAGCAGCTGAAGAAGATGGACAAGATCGGCAATCACATCTTCTATCGGCTGCGGCCGGGGCAGACGTGA
- a CDS encoding secondary thiamine-phosphate synthase enzyme YjbQ, which yields MRQSLHHFHVETRGKGFYDVTRVVSAWARGEGLTTGLLTLFCRHTSASLTIQENADPAVLRDLERAFAGLAPEGARLYEHDTEGPDDMPAHIRTALTQTQLSIPLSRGALVLGTWQAIYLFEHRHGAQTRELVAHLLGE from the coding sequence ATGCGCCAATCGCTCCATCACTTCCATGTCGAAACCCGCGGCAAGGGCTTTTACGACGTCACCCGCGTCGTCTCCGCCTGGGCGCGCGGCGAGGGGCTGACGACGGGCCTGCTGACGTTGTTCTGCCGGCACACATCGGCCTCGCTCACCATTCAGGAAAACGCCGATCCGGCCGTGCTGCGCGATCTCGAACGCGCCTTCGCCGGCCTCGCGCCGGAGGGCGCGCGCCTCTATGAGCATGATACGGAAGGCCCGGACGATATGCCCGCGCATATAAGGACGGCGCTGACGCAGACGCAGCTCTCCATTCCGCTGTCGCGCGGCGCTCTCGTGCTGGGAACTTGGCAGGCGATCTATCTCTTCGAGCATCGCCATGGCGCGCAGACGCGCGAGCTGGTGGCGCATCTCCTCGGCGAATGA